The following are from one region of the Pelagibius sp. CAU 1746 genome:
- a CDS encoding alanine--glyoxylate aminotransferase family protein: MTALLPNVDPDGLLEYSVVFTDRALNHMSQAFQGVMVDISTTLKKVYNVGGSGGVAVVPGGGTYAMEAVARQLATGRKALVIRNGWFSYRWTQILEAGSIPAETIVLKARQIEQGRQAAFAPAPIEEVTAAIREAKPDVVFAPHVETASGMILPEDYMKAVAEAVHEAGGLFVLDCIASGTVWVNMQAVGVDVLISAPQKGWSSSPCSGLVMLSAAAKEKVKATQSSSFACDLKKWLEIMEAYENGGHAYHATMPTDALRGFCESMKETEAYGFEKVMAEQLELGAKVRELLAARGFKSVAAAGFEAPGVVVCYTDDPGIKSGAKFAAEGLQTAAGVPLMCDEPEDFQTFRVGLFGLDKLHNVERSVTNLAQALDKITGGTNVR; encoded by the coding sequence ATGACCGCCTTGCTGCCCAACGTCGATCCTGATGGGCTCCTCGAATACTCCGTGGTTTTCACGGACCGTGCCCTGAACCACATGTCCCAGGCCTTCCAGGGCGTTATGGTGGATATCTCCACCACCCTGAAAAAGGTCTACAACGTTGGCGGCTCCGGCGGCGTGGCCGTGGTGCCGGGCGGCGGCACCTACGCCATGGAGGCGGTGGCCCGCCAGCTCGCCACGGGCAGGAAGGCGCTGGTGATCCGCAACGGCTGGTTCTCCTACCGCTGGACTCAGATCCTCGAGGCCGGGAGCATTCCCGCCGAGACCATCGTCCTGAAGGCCCGCCAGATCGAGCAGGGACGCCAGGCCGCCTTCGCGCCGGCGCCCATCGAGGAGGTGACGGCGGCGATCCGCGAGGCGAAGCCCGACGTGGTCTTCGCGCCGCACGTGGAGACGGCCTCCGGCATGATCCTGCCGGAGGACTACATGAAAGCGGTGGCCGAGGCGGTGCACGAGGCCGGCGGCCTCTTCGTGCTCGACTGCATCGCCTCCGGCACGGTCTGGGTGAACATGCAGGCCGTGGGCGTCGACGTGCTGATCTCCGCTCCGCAGAAGGGCTGGTCCTCCTCGCCCTGCAGCGGATTGGTCATGCTGAGCGCCGCGGCAAAGGAAAAGGTGAAGGCGACGCAGAGCTCCTCCTTCGCCTGCGATTTGAAGAAGTGGCTGGAGATCATGGAAGCCTACGAAAATGGCGGCCATGCCTATCACGCCACCATGCCGACGGATGCGCTGCGCGGCTTCTGCGAATCGATGAAGGAGACCGAGGCTTACGGCTTCGAAAAGGTGATGGCCGAGCAGCTGGAACTGGGCGCCAAGGTGCGCGAACTCTTGGCCGCGCGGGGCTTCAAGTCTGTCGCCGCGGCGGGCTTCGAAGCGCCGGGCGTGGTGGTCTGCTACACCGACGATCCGGGCATCAAGTCGGGCGCCAAGTTCGCCGCCGAGGGTTTGCAGACCGCCGCCGGCGTGCCGCTGATGTGCGACGAGCCGGAAGATTTCCAGACCTTCCGCGTCGGCCTCTTCGGCCTCGACAAGCTGCACAACGTGGAGCGCAGTGTGACCAACCTGGCCCAGGCGCTGGACAAGATCACCGGCGGCACGAACGTCAGGTAG
- the recQ gene encoding DNA helicase RecQ produces the protein MSVSLNVLPPDSPAFQVLKDTFGYASFRPGQEEVIAAILAGESVLTVMPTGSGKSLCFQVPALVKQGLTLVVSPLVALMEDQVAALKLDGVAAETINSSRSRETNVAAWRKVAAGELSLLYISPERLMTERMLAALRRLPLSLVAIDEAHCISRWGPSFRPEYEALARLPEIFPAVPLAAFTATADEATQQDIAAKLFQGKGRTFVTGFDRPNISLAVELQREWKHQLLDYVKARPGESGIVYCLSRRKTEEAAELLAREGLRALPYHAGLDSATRAHHQNLFMTEPGVVMAATIAFGMGIDKPDVRYVFHANLPANMEAYYQELGRAGRDGRPAEAFMLYGLNDIRQRRMFIEDDGQDGKGGDTDHKRREHKRLDALISYCETAQCRRQALLGYFGEDYLAENGGPCGNCDVCLNPPATEDGTVMAQQALAAVAQSGERFGAAHIVDLLRGADTEKIRGQSHDRLPAYGAGKAEDKETWRSILRQLTAAELLRLDITGHGGLSLTEAGRRLLDGDGEFRFRRDTARSRGSKATARARKAMAEAELSTADEPLLAALKDLRLTFAKERGVPAYVIFGDRSLIEMARDKPGDRIAFARVFGVGEAKVRDFAEPFLQAISEFQEKAAAGN, from the coding sequence ATGTCAGTTTCGCTCAACGTCCTCCCCCCGGATTCTCCCGCTTTCCAGGTTCTGAAAGACACCTTCGGCTATGCCAGCTTCCGGCCGGGCCAGGAGGAGGTCATCGCCGCCATCCTGGCCGGCGAGAGCGTGTTGACCGTGATGCCCACGGGCTCCGGCAAGTCGCTGTGCTTCCAGGTCCCGGCCCTGGTGAAGCAGGGCCTGACCCTGGTGGTCTCGCCGCTGGTCGCCCTCATGGAGGACCAGGTTGCGGCCCTGAAGCTGGACGGCGTCGCCGCCGAGACCATCAATTCCTCGCGCAGCCGGGAGACCAACGTGGCCGCCTGGCGCAAGGTGGCCGCCGGCGAACTCAGCCTGCTCTACATTTCGCCAGAGCGCCTCATGACCGAGCGCATGCTCGCCGCCCTGCGCCGCCTGCCACTTTCGCTCGTCGCCATCGACGAGGCCCATTGCATTTCCCGCTGGGGTCCCTCCTTCCGGCCGGAGTACGAGGCCCTGGCGCGCCTGCCCGAGATCTTCCCAGCGGTGCCGCTGGCCGCCTTCACCGCCACCGCCGACGAGGCGACGCAGCAGGACATCGCGGCGAAACTGTTTCAAGGGAAAGGGCGGACCTTCGTCACCGGCTTCGACCGGCCCAACATCAGCCTGGCCGTGGAGTTGCAGCGCGAATGGAAGCACCAACTCTTGGACTACGTGAAGGCACGGCCGGGCGAAAGCGGGATCGTCTACTGCCTGTCACGGCGCAAGACCGAGGAGGCCGCGGAACTGCTGGCCAGGGAAGGCCTGCGCGCCCTGCCCTACCACGCCGGCCTGGACAGCGCCACGCGCGCCCATCACCAGAACCTTTTCATGACCGAGCCCGGCGTCGTCATGGCTGCGACCATCGCCTTCGGCATGGGCATCGACAAGCCGGACGTGCGCTACGTCTTCCATGCCAACCTGCCGGCCAACATGGAGGCCTATTACCAGGAGCTGGGCCGCGCCGGGCGCGACGGCCGCCCGGCCGAGGCCTTCATGCTCTACGGGCTAAACGATATCCGCCAGCGCCGCATGTTCATCGAGGACGATGGCCAAGATGGAAAGGGGGGCGATACCGATCACAAGCGCCGCGAGCACAAGCGCCTCGACGCCCTGATCTCCTACTGCGAGACGGCGCAATGCCGCCGCCAGGCGTTGCTCGGCTACTTCGGCGAGGATTATCTGGCGGAGAACGGCGGGCCCTGCGGCAACTGCGACGTCTGCCTCAACCCGCCGGCCACCGAAGACGGCACGGTGATGGCGCAGCAGGCGCTGGCTGCGGTGGCGCAGAGCGGCGAGCGCTTCGGCGCCGCCCACATCGTCGACCTGCTGCGCGGCGCCGACACCGAGAAGATCCGCGGCCAGAGCCACGACCGCCTGCCCGCCTATGGCGCCGGCAAGGCCGAGGACAAGGAGACCTGGCGCTCGATCCTGCGCCAGCTTACCGCCGCCGAGCTGCTGCGCCTGGACATCACCGGCCATGGCGGCCTCAGCCTCACCGAGGCGGGCCGGCGGCTGCTGGACGGCGACGGCGAGTTCCGCTTCCGCCGCGACACCGCGCGCTCGCGCGGCAGCAAGGCGACGGCGCGCGCCAGAAAGGCCATGGCGGAGGCCGAACTCTCCACCGCCGACGAGCCCCTGCTGGCCGCGCTAAAGGACCTGCGCCTGACCTTCGCCAAGGAACGCGGCGTGCCCGCCTACGTTATCTTCGGCGACCGCTCCCTCATCGAGATGGCGCGCGACAAGCCGGGCGACCGCATCGCCTTCGCCCGCGTCTTCGGTGTCGGCGAGGCCAAGGTCCGCGACTTCGCGGAGCCCTTTCTGCAGGCCATTTCGGAATTCCAGGAGAAAGCGGCGGCCGGCAATTGA